A genomic segment from Andrena cerasifolii isolate SP2316 chromosome 7, iyAndCera1_principal, whole genome shotgun sequence encodes:
- the LOC143371760 gene encoding ribonuclease Oy-like, producing MLHYSTIGLFLLFVPALNGLATAASNDFDVLIFTQRWPKTVCYIWKESSVTHTCSLPKDDEEWTIHGIWPSQYNKVGPQFCKPSVPFNPTALQPVEGQLKEKWIDIEYGTESYSLWKHEWEKHGTCAAVLEPLNTEVKYFKEGLALLDRYDMKNVLARARILPGGTYTATDILNGVHRVLGKEAQITCRTDKHSRKSYIFEIRICFDKTLQLTDCNGIYEFPTNCDPHQNVIYPGTVPGNYFVAQS from the exons ATGCTTCACTACAGTACTATAGGCTTGTTTTTACTTTTCGTCCCTGCGCTGAATGG ACTAGCGACAGCGGCTTCCAATGATTTCGACGTTTTAATTTTCACTCAACGTTGGCCGAAAACTGTTTGCTACATATGGAAAGAAAGCTCAGTGACTCATACTTGTTCGTTACCAAAGGATGACGAGGAATGGACCATTCACGGTATTTGGCCGTCTCAGTACAACAAAGTGGGACCACAGTTTTGTAAACCCTCTGTACCGTTTAATCCCACCGCGTTACAACCCGTGGAGGGGCAACTGAAAGAGAAATGGATAGACATAGAATACGGGACAGAGTCTTACTCGCTCTGGAAGCACGAATGGGAGAAGCACGGAACTTGTGCGGCAGTGTTGGAGCCACTGAACACTGAAGTGAAGTATTTCAAAGAGGGTCTAGCTTTGCTAGATCGATACGATATGAAAAACGTGCTGGCACGAGCGCGCATCTTACCTGGAGGAACGTACACAGCAACTGATATCTTGAACGGAGTTCATCGAGTACTAGGCAAAGAAGCTCAGATAACGTGTAGAACAGACAAG CACTCTAGAAAGTCATACATATTCGAAATACGAATATGTTTCGACAAAACGTTACAGTTAACCGATTGTAATGGAATCTACGAATTCCCCACGAACTGTGATCCTCATCAGAATGTGATATATCCGGGTACAGTACCTGGAAATTATTTCGTAGCACAATCATAA
- the LOC143371739 gene encoding ATP-binding cassette sub-family G member 1 isoform X1 — protein sequence MPSKSELKADEDGVYKSSKRELPRDAVAPLSHLQKMVPIDIEFNDLTYTIPYGRKGSNVILRGVCGQFKSGQLTGILGPSGAGKSSLLNILAGYKSAGVTGHININGQTQSVEYLKKISCYIMQEDLLQPRLTVLEAMQFAVDLKLGSVSQEAKHAAVKEILHVLRLDGAKNTITESLSGGEKKRLSIALELVNNPPIIFLDEPTTGLDEISAAQCIDLLECLARLGRTVICSLHTPSASIFAKLDHIYVVATGQCVYRSTVNNLVPFLQQVGIECPKHYNPADFVIEVSAGEYGSEWVSRMISFADTELPIVPTSRSTRPEFRVSKEIPKVSWCDQFVVLSRRMVLQLYRNRSYIYLKIGLHIFLGFIIGALFLNVGNDGSKTLFNFGFCFACLILLLYVPMLPVLLHFPSEVQLVKREYFNRWYDLSSYYCAFTVINIPVQILVSTIYLSMVYVITGQPLEFFRCTMFFSICFICMFIAESMALAVASILNIVNGTFVGPALSVPLMLFAVQGLGETQTLPIYRKLIMYVSYIRYGLEGLVTALYGFNREKLYCPPEEIFCEFGAPRQILQTMQMEHVVFWVDLVALIAILIFLKILTYYLLRQRLKPNRTFQALHLIGRLVKSHFNVDN from the exons ATGCCGTCAAAGTCGGAGTTGAAGGCAGACGAGGATGGTGTCTACAAAAGCTCGAAGCGCGAGCTTCCGCGGGACGCCGTGGCGCCCTTATCGCACCTCCAAAAAATGGTCCCTATCGATATTGAATTTAACGACCTCACTTACACTATACCCTATGGTAGAAAAG GCTCGAACGTGATTTTAAGGGGAGTCTGCGGGCAATTCAAATCCGGGCAGCTGACTGGCATCCTGGGTCCTTCCGGGGCCGGCAAGTCCAGCCTGTTGAACATCCTTGCGGGATACAA ATCGGCGGGCGTTACTGGACACATAAATATTAATGGGCAAACGCAGAGCGTGGAGTATTTAAAGAAGATATCATGCTACATCATGCAAGAGGATCTTCTTCAGCCGAGACTGACGGTCCTCGAGGCAATGCAATTTGCCGTGGACTTGAAGCTTGGCAGTGTCTCGCAAGAAGCGAAGCATGCCGCT GTGAAAGAAATTCTGCACGTGTTACGATTAGACGGCGCGAAGAACACCATTACCGAAAGTCTATCCGGTGGCGAGAAGAAGAGACTTTCGATTGCCTTGGAACTTGTGAACAACCCTCCGATTATATTTCTAGACGAACCAACCAC AGGGTTGGACGAAATATCGGCCGCGCAGTGCATCGACCTACTCGAGTGCCTGGCACGATTAGGCAGGACTGTAATTTGCTCGCTTCACACGCCGAGCGCGAGCATTTTCGCGAAATTAGACCACATCTACGTTGTGGCCACCGGGCAGTGCGTTTACAGAAGCACCGTGAACAATCTGGTGCCGTTCTTGCAGCAGGTTGGCATCGAATGCCCGAAGCATTATAACCCTGCCGATTTTG TGATAGAAGTATCAGCGGGTGAATACGGCTCGGAATGGGTAAGTCGGATGATCAGCTTCGCAGACACGGAACTGCCGATCGTTCCTACCTCTCGGTCGACCAGGCCCGAGTTCCGAGTGTCGAAAGAGATACCGAAAGTGTCGTGGTGCGATCAATTCGTCGTTCTGTCCAGGAGGATGGTACTGCAGCTGTACAGAAACAGG AGCTACATCTATCTGAAAATAGGTCTGCACATATTCCTCGGCTTCATCATTGGCGCATTGTTCCTAAACGTCGGAAATGACGGATCGAAGACTCTCTTCAATTTCGGCTTCTGTTTCGCCTGTTTGATACTTCTTCTCTACGTACCTATGTTACCAGTATTGCTACACT TTCCCTCGGAAGTACAGCTGGTTAAACGAGAATATTTCAACAGATGGTACGACCTGAGCTCCTACTACTGTGCATTCACCGTAATTAATATACCCGTGCAG ATATTAGTATCGACGATATATTTATCAATGGTGTACGTGATCACGGGGCAACCTCTGGAGTTCTTTAGATGCACGATGTTCTTTAGCATCTGCTTTATATGCATGTTCATAGCGGAGAGTATGGCGCTGGCTGTAGCCAGTATCTTGAACATAGTG AATGGTACGTTCGTTGGGCCTGCGCTCAGTGTACCTTTAATGTTGTTCGCGGTACAGGGACTGGGCGAGACGCAAACTCTACCTATTTATCGCAAACTGATAATGTACGTGAGTTACATTCGGTACGGTTTAGAAGGTCTCGTAACCGCCTTGTACGGTTTCAATAGGGAGAAGTTGTACTGCCCACCCGAAGAGATATTCTGCGAGTTTGGAGCACCTCGGCAAATCTTGCAAACCATGC AAATGGAGCACGTGGTGTTCTGGGTAGATCTCGTCGCCCTTATAGCcattcttattttcttaaaaattctcACCTACTATTTATTGCGACAGAGGCTTAAGCCGAACAGGACGTTCCAGGCACTTCATCTGATAGGAAGACTAGTGAAGAGTCACTTCAATGTTGATAATTAG
- the LOC143371739 gene encoding ATP-binding cassette subfamily G member 4 isoform X2 gives MQEDLLQPRLTVLEAMQFAVDLKLGSVSQEAKHAAVKEILHVLRLDGAKNTITESLSGGEKKRLSIALELVNNPPIIFLDEPTTGLDEISAAQCIDLLECLARLGRTVICSLHTPSASIFAKLDHIYVVATGQCVYRSTVNNLVPFLQQVGIECPKHYNPADFVIEVSAGEYGSEWVSRMISFADTELPIVPTSRSTRPEFRVSKEIPKVSWCDQFVVLSRRMVLQLYRNRSYIYLKIGLHIFLGFIIGALFLNVGNDGSKTLFNFGFCFACLILLLYVPMLPVLLHFPSEVQLVKREYFNRWYDLSSYYCAFTVINIPVQILVSTIYLSMVYVITGQPLEFFRCTMFFSICFICMFIAESMALAVASILNIVNGTFVGPALSVPLMLFAVQGLGETQTLPIYRKLIMYVSYIRYGLEGLVTALYGFNREKLYCPPEEIFCEFGAPRQILQTMQMEHVVFWVDLVALIAILIFLKILTYYLLRQRLKPNRTFQALHLIGRLVKSHFNVDN, from the exons ATGCAAGAGGATCTTCTTCAGCCGAGACTGACGGTCCTCGAGGCAATGCAATTTGCCGTGGACTTGAAGCTTGGCAGTGTCTCGCAAGAAGCGAAGCATGCCGCT GTGAAAGAAATTCTGCACGTGTTACGATTAGACGGCGCGAAGAACACCATTACCGAAAGTCTATCCGGTGGCGAGAAGAAGAGACTTTCGATTGCCTTGGAACTTGTGAACAACCCTCCGATTATATTTCTAGACGAACCAACCAC AGGGTTGGACGAAATATCGGCCGCGCAGTGCATCGACCTACTCGAGTGCCTGGCACGATTAGGCAGGACTGTAATTTGCTCGCTTCACACGCCGAGCGCGAGCATTTTCGCGAAATTAGACCACATCTACGTTGTGGCCACCGGGCAGTGCGTTTACAGAAGCACCGTGAACAATCTGGTGCCGTTCTTGCAGCAGGTTGGCATCGAATGCCCGAAGCATTATAACCCTGCCGATTTTG TGATAGAAGTATCAGCGGGTGAATACGGCTCGGAATGGGTAAGTCGGATGATCAGCTTCGCAGACACGGAACTGCCGATCGTTCCTACCTCTCGGTCGACCAGGCCCGAGTTCCGAGTGTCGAAAGAGATACCGAAAGTGTCGTGGTGCGATCAATTCGTCGTTCTGTCCAGGAGGATGGTACTGCAGCTGTACAGAAACAGG AGCTACATCTATCTGAAAATAGGTCTGCACATATTCCTCGGCTTCATCATTGGCGCATTGTTCCTAAACGTCGGAAATGACGGATCGAAGACTCTCTTCAATTTCGGCTTCTGTTTCGCCTGTTTGATACTTCTTCTCTACGTACCTATGTTACCAGTATTGCTACACT TTCCCTCGGAAGTACAGCTGGTTAAACGAGAATATTTCAACAGATGGTACGACCTGAGCTCCTACTACTGTGCATTCACCGTAATTAATATACCCGTGCAG ATATTAGTATCGACGATATATTTATCAATGGTGTACGTGATCACGGGGCAACCTCTGGAGTTCTTTAGATGCACGATGTTCTTTAGCATCTGCTTTATATGCATGTTCATAGCGGAGAGTATGGCGCTGGCTGTAGCCAGTATCTTGAACATAGTG AATGGTACGTTCGTTGGGCCTGCGCTCAGTGTACCTTTAATGTTGTTCGCGGTACAGGGACTGGGCGAGACGCAAACTCTACCTATTTATCGCAAACTGATAATGTACGTGAGTTACATTCGGTACGGTTTAGAAGGTCTCGTAACCGCCTTGTACGGTTTCAATAGGGAGAAGTTGTACTGCCCACCCGAAGAGATATTCTGCGAGTTTGGAGCACCTCGGCAAATCTTGCAAACCATGC AAATGGAGCACGTGGTGTTCTGGGTAGATCTCGTCGCCCTTATAGCcattcttattttcttaaaaattctcACCTACTATTTATTGCGACAGAGGCTTAAGCCGAACAGGACGTTCCAGGCACTTCATCTGATAGGAAGACTAGTGAAGAGTCACTTCAATGTTGATAATTAG
- the LOC143371755 gene encoding UBX domain-containing protein 1-A isoform X2 — protein MSSTDINMLVDMGFSLSKAEKALEITGNKGVVPAMEWLLAHSDDAEPSLEPPIAESAPTSIAQTPAHDSTANAGDQVSTTDAAKSTKCDICGKLFKTNLEVEFHATKSGHDKFSESTEEKKPLTEEEKKEQLRIITEKLKQKNKEREEQEKQDAYEREKNRIRLEQLEMKKLMEERKREKEEEKQAWQRVRAQIEADKAARRAKADSEKPIGPSAAPSSSTVLHRKDYNETKLQIRLTNGQTLTQSFGSKEQLSTVRLFIEINRTDTVGPFNLMTNFPKKIFTEEDYNTPLDVLGLTPSAVVIVQKKVE, from the exons ATGTCGTCCACCGATATAAATATGCTAGTCGATATGGGTTTCAGCTTGTCTAAGGC AGAGAAGGCCTTAGAGATCACTGGAAACAAAGGTGTTGTTCCGGCAATGGAATG GCTCTTGGCTCATTCAGATGACGCAGAACCATCGCTTGAGCCACCGATCGCTGAAAGTGCCCCAACGTCAATTGCTCAGACCCCGGCTCACGACAGCACTGCTAACGCCGGTGACCAAGTGTCCACTACCGACGCTGCCAAGTCCACCAAATGTGACAT ATGCGGGAAACTGTTTAAGACTAACTTGGAGGTTGAATTCCATGCGACAAAGTCTGGGCACGACAAATTCTCCGAGAGCACGGAAGAGAAGAAGCCTCTCacagaggaggagaagaaggagcagTTGCGAATAATAACGGAGAAGCTAAAGCAAAAGAATAAAGAGCGCGAGGAGCAGGAGAAGCAGGATGCTTACGAAAGGGAGAAGAATAGAATACG GTTAGAACAGTTAGAAATGAAGAAGCTCATGGAGGAAAGAAAGCgtgagaaagaggaagaaaaacaGGCGTGGCAGAGGGTAAGAGCCCAAATCGAAGCTGACAAAGCTGCCAGGCGTGCTAAAGCTGATAGCGAAAAGCCTATCGGACCTTCGGCTGCACCTTCGTCTTCCACGGTGCTTCACAGGAAAGATTACAATGAAACAAAGCTACAG ATTAGACTTACCAATGGACAAACATTAACGCAAAGTTTCGGAAGTAAAGAGCAATTATCTACCGTGAGATTGTTCATTGAAATTAACAGGACAGACACAGTCGGTCCATTTAACTTAATGACGAACTTCCCAAAGAAAATTTTCACAGAAGAAGATTATAACACTCCATTAGATGTCTTAG GCTTAACACCATCCGCAGTTGTAATCGTTCAGAAGAAAGTGGAGTAG
- the LOC143371755 gene encoding UBX domain-containing protein 1 isoform X1, whose protein sequence is MSSTDINMLVDMGFSLSKAEKALEITGNKGVVPAMEWLLAHSDDAEPSLEPPIAESAPTSIAQTPAHDSTANAGDQVSTTDAAKSTKCDICGKLFKTNLEVEFHATKSGHDKFSESTEEKKPLTEEEKKEQLRIITEKLKQKNKEREEQEKQDAYEREKNRIRSGKEMAKARRKLEQLEMKKLMEERKREKEEEKQAWQRVRAQIEADKAARRAKADSEKPIGPSAAPSSSTVLHRKDYNETKLQIRLTNGQTLTQSFGSKEQLSTVRLFIEINRTDTVGPFNLMTNFPKKIFTEEDYNTPLDVLGLTPSAVVIVQKKVE, encoded by the exons ATGTCGTCCACCGATATAAATATGCTAGTCGATATGGGTTTCAGCTTGTCTAAGGC AGAGAAGGCCTTAGAGATCACTGGAAACAAAGGTGTTGTTCCGGCAATGGAATG GCTCTTGGCTCATTCAGATGACGCAGAACCATCGCTTGAGCCACCGATCGCTGAAAGTGCCCCAACGTCAATTGCTCAGACCCCGGCTCACGACAGCACTGCTAACGCCGGTGACCAAGTGTCCACTACCGACGCTGCCAAGTCCACCAAATGTGACAT ATGCGGGAAACTGTTTAAGACTAACTTGGAGGTTGAATTCCATGCGACAAAGTCTGGGCACGACAAATTCTCCGAGAGCACGGAAGAGAAGAAGCCTCTCacagaggaggagaagaaggagcagTTGCGAATAATAACGGAGAAGCTAAAGCAAAAGAATAAAGAGCGCGAGGAGCAGGAGAAGCAGGATGCTTACGAAAGGGAGAAGAATAGAATACGGTCAGGGAAAGAAATGGCTAAAGCTAGGAGAAA GTTAGAACAGTTAGAAATGAAGAAGCTCATGGAGGAAAGAAAGCgtgagaaagaggaagaaaaacaGGCGTGGCAGAGGGTAAGAGCCCAAATCGAAGCTGACAAAGCTGCCAGGCGTGCTAAAGCTGATAGCGAAAAGCCTATCGGACCTTCGGCTGCACCTTCGTCTTCCACGGTGCTTCACAGGAAAGATTACAATGAAACAAAGCTACAG ATTAGACTTACCAATGGACAAACATTAACGCAAAGTTTCGGAAGTAAAGAGCAATTATCTACCGTGAGATTGTTCATTGAAATTAACAGGACAGACACAGTCGGTCCATTTAACTTAATGACGAACTTCCCAAAGAAAATTTTCACAGAAGAAGATTATAACACTCCATTAGATGTCTTAG GCTTAACACCATCCGCAGTTGTAATCGTTCAGAAGAAAGTGGAGTAG